In one Paenibacillus sp. JQZ6Y-1 genomic region, the following are encoded:
- the xerD gene encoding site-specific tyrosine recombinase XerD, with the protein MNEYLEKFIRYLTEEKGLSRNTLESYQRDLSQFIDFAHQRYIMMPDQIRKTHIALFLGEMRQIGRASSTITRMTVSLRSFCQYLVRENVIQQDPSVHMEAPKAEKRLPQVMSVEEVERLLDAPDHRTAQGRRDRAMLELLYATGIRVSELISVNVEDVRLDLKFLRCSSSSGKERVIPITGVTVKRIGEYVQDGRQQLVRNRDEELALFVNQLGTRLTRQGFWKIIKKHAREAGIETDITPHTLRHSFAAHLLENGADLRSVQEMLGHADISTTQIYTRVSKKNMKDVYEAHHPRANAT; encoded by the coding sequence ATGAACGAATATTTAGAGAAGTTTATCCGTTATCTGACGGAGGAAAAAGGTCTGTCCCGCAACACGCTGGAATCGTATCAGCGCGATTTGAGTCAGTTTATCGATTTTGCTCATCAGCGTTACATTATGATGCCAGATCAGATTCGCAAAACACATATCGCCCTGTTCCTCGGTGAAATGCGTCAGATCGGCAGAGCGTCATCCACTATTACACGGATGACGGTTTCGTTGCGTTCCTTTTGCCAGTACTTGGTGCGTGAAAATGTTATTCAGCAGGACCCGTCGGTACATATGGAAGCTCCCAAAGCAGAGAAGCGTTTACCACAGGTAATGAGCGTCGAGGAAGTGGAGCGTCTATTGGATGCGCCGGATCATCGCACGGCACAAGGACGTCGCGACCGTGCTATGCTGGAATTGCTGTATGCAACCGGTATTCGCGTATCTGAATTGATTTCGGTCAATGTTGAGGATGTGCGTCTGGATTTGAAATTTCTACGATGTTCCAGTAGTTCAGGTAAGGAGCGTGTGATTCCGATCACTGGCGTTACCGTTAAACGGATCGGTGAATATGTGCAGGATGGTCGTCAGCAGTTAGTGCGAAACCGTGACGAAGAATTGGCGCTGTTCGTGAATCAGCTCGGTACTCGTCTGACTCGTCAGGGCTTCTGGAAAATTATCAAAAAGCATGCTCGCGAAGCGGGCATTGAGACGGACATCACGCCGCATACGCTGCGTCATTCCTTTGCTGCGCATCTGTTGGAAAATGGTGCGGATCTGCGTTCTGTACAGGAAATGCTCGGTCATGCTGACATTTCAACGACTCAGATTTATACGCGTGTATCCAAAAAGAACATGAAGGACGTGTACGAGGCGCATCATCCACGCGCGAATGCGACCTAA
- a CDS encoding purine-nucleoside phosphorylase produces the protein MTVITQATIQEAAAYIRSKSSITPEIGLILGSGLGVLADLIEDGVSISYSDIPHFPVSTVEGHDGELLLGNVQGRPVVMMKGRFHMYEGYGPEVTAFPVRVMKELGVSSLLVTNAAGGVNTSYEPGDLMVLSDHLNLTGRNPLIGPNDPALGVRFPDLSEAYSRRLRTVFKDTAASQGLKVQEGVYAGLLGPTYETPSEIRMLRTLGADAVGMSTVSETIVARHAGLEVLGISCITNMAAGILDQPLSHDEVMETADRVRDQFLKLVLAIIPQM, from the coding sequence ATGACAGTTATTACACAGGCAACGATTCAAGAAGCAGCAGCCTATATCCGCAGCAAAAGCAGTATCACCCCAGAGATCGGTCTGATCCTCGGTTCCGGTCTGGGCGTTCTCGCCGATCTGATCGAAGACGGCGTATCTATTTCCTACAGCGATATTCCACATTTTCCGGTATCGACGGTAGAAGGTCACGATGGTGAGCTGCTGCTTGGTAACGTACAAGGTCGTCCGGTTGTGATGATGAAAGGTCGCTTCCATATGTACGAAGGATACGGTCCAGAAGTGACTGCGTTCCCCGTACGTGTGATGAAGGAACTCGGAGTATCCAGTCTGCTCGTAACGAATGCTGCTGGCGGCGTGAATACGTCGTATGAGCCGGGCGATTTGATGGTACTGAGCGATCACCTAAACCTGACCGGACGCAACCCGCTGATCGGACCAAACGATCCAGCATTGGGCGTACGCTTCCCTGATCTGTCCGAAGCATACAGTCGTCGTCTGCGCACTGTGTTCAAGGATACTGCCGCTTCGCAAGGTCTGAAGGTGCAGGAAGGCGTTTACGCGGGTCTGCTCGGTCCAACGTACGAAACACCATCGGAGATTCGTATGCTGCGTACACTGGGCGCAGATGCAGTCGGCATGTCTACCGTATCCGAAACGATTGTGGCACGTCATGCTGGATTGGAAGTACTCGGTATTTCCTGTATTACCAATATGGCAGCAGGCATTCTGGATCAGCCGTTATCGCATGACGAAGTAATGGAAACAGCAGATCGCGTGCGTGATCAGTTCCTGAAGCTGGTGCTGGCGATCATTCCACAAATGTAA
- the prli42 gene encoding stressosome-associated protein Prli42 has product MQQKKWFKVFVYVMLLALVGSVIFSLVQPFL; this is encoded by the coding sequence ATGCAACAGAAAAAATGGTTTAAAGTATTCGTTTATGTCATGCTGCTCGCGCTAGTCGGATCAGTTATTTTCTCCCTTGTTCAGCCGTTTTTATAA
- a CDS encoding ACT domain-containing protein: MKGIITVLGKDKVGIIAGVCTYLAEQNVNILDISQTIVQDYFNMMMIVDASVARKAFEELVEDLQQLGVEIGVEIKLQHEDIFSTMHRI, encoded by the coding sequence AAAGGAATCATTACTGTACTTGGAAAAGACAAGGTTGGCATTATCGCTGGCGTATGTACATATTTGGCTGAACAAAACGTGAATATTCTAGATATTTCACAAACGATTGTTCAAGATTACTTTAACATGATGATGATTGTCGACGCATCCGTTGCCCGCAAAGCCTTTGAAGAATTGGTTGAGGATTTGCAGCAACTCGGTGTTGAGATTGGCGTCGAGATCAAGCTACAGCATGAGGATATTTTCAGCACGATGCACCGTATTTAA
- a CDS encoding PFL family protein — protein MSIVEVQETNKMIREMNLDVRTITMGISLLDCGHSELDVFNRNIYDKITTLAEKLVKTGEDLERQFGIPIINKRISVTPIAIAAGGVHAESYVPIAETLDRAAREVGVNFIGGFSALVHKGFTTSDRKLITSIPEALATTERVCSSVNIGSSRSGINMDAVKWMGSIVKQTAERTADRDSAGCSKLVIFCNSVEDNPFMAGAFHGVGEAECVINVGVSGPGVVKRALEDAKHSDFETLCETIKRTAFKVTRVGQLVAQETSKRLGVPFGIVDLSLAPTPEIGDSIAEIFQVMGLEEAGAPGTTAALAILNDNVKKGGVMASSYVGGLSGAFIPVSEDHGMIEAVQRGALTLEKLEAMTCVCSVGLDMVAIPGDTKDSTISGIIADEAAIGMVNNKTTAVRIIPVIGKQVGEIAEFGGLLGYAPVMPVNGFSCESFINRGGRIPAPIHSFKN, from the coding sequence ATTTCAATCGTTGAAGTACAGGAAACGAATAAGATGATCCGCGAAATGAATCTGGATGTGCGGACGATTACGATGGGTATTAGTCTGCTGGACTGTGGTCACAGCGAACTGGATGTGTTCAATCGCAACATCTACGACAAAATTACGACGCTAGCTGAGAAGCTGGTCAAAACCGGTGAAGATCTGGAACGTCAATTTGGTATTCCGATCATCAATAAACGTATCTCTGTTACGCCAATCGCCATCGCAGCAGGTGGCGTACATGCCGAATCGTATGTACCCATTGCCGAAACGCTAGACCGTGCAGCACGCGAGGTCGGCGTAAACTTTATCGGCGGCTTCTCTGCGCTGGTACACAAGGGCTTCACTACCAGCGACCGCAAGCTGATCACCAGCATTCCCGAAGCACTTGCAACAACCGAGCGTGTCTGTTCGTCGGTCAATATCGGTTCTTCACGCAGCGGGATCAATATGGATGCAGTCAAATGGATGGGCAGTATTGTAAAACAAACGGCGGAACGAACCGCTGATCGCGATTCCGCTGGTTGCTCCAAGCTCGTCATCTTCTGCAACTCGGTTGAAGACAATCCATTTATGGCGGGCGCCTTTCATGGTGTCGGTGAAGCCGAATGTGTGATCAATGTCGGGGTCAGCGGTCCCGGTGTAGTGAAGCGTGCGCTAGAAGATGCGAAACATAGTGATTTTGAAACATTATGCGAAACCATTAAACGGACAGCATTCAAAGTGACTCGCGTTGGTCAACTAGTCGCGCAGGAAACATCCAAACGCCTTGGCGTTCCGTTTGGTATCGTGGATCTGTCTCTCGCCCCAACACCGGAAATTGGCGATTCCATCGCTGAAATCTTCCAAGTGATGGGTCTGGAGGAAGCAGGCGCACCGGGAACAACCGCTGCACTGGCAATTTTGAATGATAACGTTAAAAAAGGCGGAGTGATGGCATCCTCGTATGTCGGCGGTCTGAGCGGGGCATTTATCCCAGTCAGCGAAGATCATGGTATGATTGAAGCTGTACAACGTGGCGCCTTAACTCTGGAAAAGCTGGAAGCGATGACGTGCGTCTGCTCCGTCGGTCTGGATATGGTCGCGATTCCGGGCGATACCAAGGATTCCACCATTTCCGGCATTATCGCTGACGAAGCGGCAATTGGTATGGTGAATAACAAAACAACCGCTGTCCGCATCATTCCAGTAATCGGCAAGCAGGTGGGCGAGATCGCCGAGTTTGGTGGGCTACTCGGTTATGCGCCTGTGATGCCGGTTAACGGTTTTAGCTGTGAAAGCTTTATCAACCGCGGCGGACGCATTCCAGCACCGATTCATAGCTTCAAGAACTGA
- a CDS encoding endonuclease Q family protein, with translation MNKQTTQPDSTRDTSTGLQRIYTDLHIHIGRSEDGQPVKISGSRNLTFANIAREASLRKGINLIGIIDCHSPGVRQDIRNLIASGEMSEIPGGGIRYRDTTILLGSEIEIREPGYHEAHVLVYFRNLDMMDDFAHWMGKYMKNLQLSSQRLRTSYRELQQQVKQRGGLFMPAHMFTPHKGIYGSVTDRMEHVLNLDQIDGGELGLSADTEMAGYISELDAYPLLTNSDAHSLGKIGREYNVMQMQEPSFDELKQVLRGTNGRHIEANYGLDPRLGKYHRTYCMNCEHIIHEPEAALERCPYCGSTKLTIGVLDRVLNIADRPEPKPPASRPPYRYQVPLAFIPGLGPAKMNRLLDAFGTEMDILHNTSTTDLATIVGTDIADYIHQARTGTLTLSAGGGGTYGKVVKG, from the coding sequence ATGAACAAGCAAACCACACAGCCAGACTCAACCCGCGATACGTCTACAGGTTTGCAGCGCATCTATACAGATCTGCACATTCATATTGGGCGCAGCGAGGACGGACAGCCGGTCAAGATCAGCGGCAGTCGCAATCTGACCTTTGCCAATATTGCTCGTGAAGCTTCTCTGCGTAAAGGTATCAACTTGATCGGCATTATCGACTGCCACTCACCCGGCGTTCGTCAGGATATTCGTAATCTGATTGCAAGTGGCGAGATGAGTGAGATTCCGGGGGGCGGTATTCGGTATCGCGATACGACCATTTTGCTCGGCTCCGAGATTGAGATTCGTGAGCCGGGTTATCATGAAGCGCATGTACTGGTGTATTTTCGCAATCTAGATATGATGGATGATTTCGCTCATTGGATGGGCAAGTATATGAAGAATCTCCAGCTGAGTTCTCAGCGTCTGCGTACGAGTTATCGTGAACTGCAACAGCAGGTGAAACAACGCGGTGGGCTATTTATGCCCGCGCATATGTTTACCCCGCACAAAGGTATTTATGGTAGTGTCACCGATCGGATGGAGCATGTGCTGAACTTGGATCAGATCGACGGCGGCGAGCTGGGACTCAGCGCCGATACCGAAATGGCAGGTTATATTAGCGAATTGGACGCTTATCCATTGCTAACCAACTCCGACGCCCATTCGCTCGGTAAAATTGGTCGTGAATATAATGTTATGCAAATGCAGGAACCTAGCTTCGACGAGCTGAAACAAGTACTGCGTGGTACCAACGGACGACATATCGAAGCCAATTACGGGCTTGATCCACGTCTCGGCAAATACCATCGAACCTACTGCATGAACTGCGAGCATATCATTCACGAGCCAGAGGCGGCGCTCGAGCGCTGTCCTTACTGCGGCAGCACCAAATTAACCATCGGCGTTCTGGATCGCGTCCTGAACATCGCTGACCGCCCTGAGCCTAAGCCCCCAGCAAGCCGACCACCGTATCGTTACCAAGTACCATTAGCATTCATTCCGGGTCTTGGTCCTGCCAAAATGAACCGCCTACTAGATGCGTTTGGCACCGAAATGGATATTTTACACAACACATCAACCACCGACCTCGCTACTATCGTCGGTACTGACATTGCAGACTACATCCATCAAGCCAGAACCGGTACATTAACACTAAGCGCCGGAGGCGGCGGAACCTATGGCAAGGTCGTCAAAGGGTAG
- a CDS encoding NUDIX hydrolase, giving the protein MKNSKHTPNPALDEITLSTEKIFDGKVIKLQVDTVQLPNGETSKREIIRHNGAVAVLAIHDDKMIVVEQFRQPLGRTQVEIPAGKLEPGEDPKDAIARELKEETGYEAKELKLLFSFYTSPGFADELIHLYLADELIEGEAKLDEDEFLEMSKITLEEAYEQIANNQISDAKTIMAVQAWQLIKLGGKPGQ; this is encoded by the coding sequence ATGAAAAATTCCAAGCATACACCGAATCCCGCATTGGACGAAATTACACTGTCCACCGAAAAGATTTTTGACGGCAAAGTGATCAAGCTGCAAGTTGATACCGTACAGCTGCCTAACGGCGAAACAAGCAAACGTGAGATTATTCGTCATAACGGGGCGGTTGCGGTACTGGCAATTCATGACGATAAAATGATCGTTGTTGAGCAATTCCGTCAGCCGCTCGGGCGGACACAGGTTGAGATTCCCGCAGGCAAGCTAGAGCCGGGCGAAGATCCGAAGGATGCGATTGCACGTGAATTAAAAGAAGAAACTGGCTATGAGGCGAAAGAGCTGAAGCTGTTGTTTTCCTTTTATACATCGCCGGGCTTTGCGGATGAACTGATTCATCTGTATCTGGCGGATGAGCTGATCGAGGGTGAAGCCAAGCTGGATGAGGACGAATTTCTGGAAATGAGTAAAATCACGCTGGAAGAAGCATACGAGCAAATTGCCAACAATCAGATCAGCGATGCGAAGACGATTATGGCAGTGCAGGCATGGCAGCTAATCAAGCTCGGCGGCAAGCCGGGACAGTGA
- a CDS encoding Fur family transcriptional regulator, which produces MEARIDKIKHQLQSKGYKLTPQREATVRVLLENEEDHLSAEDVFMLVKQKAPEIGLATVYRTLELLSELHVVEKINFGDGVARYDLRTDTSKHHHHHLICVQCGSMDEIREDWLGPLEERLDKEFDFAVLDHRLDFYGICYRCKDKENGDNQSGNEQ; this is translated from the coding sequence ATGGAAGCACGGATCGATAAAATCAAACATCAATTACAATCCAAAGGTTACAAACTAACACCCCAGCGGGAAGCTACCGTGCGAGTGCTCCTTGAGAACGAGGAAGATCATCTGAGTGCAGAGGACGTATTCATGCTCGTGAAGCAAAAGGCTCCCGAAATCGGTCTGGCAACTGTTTACCGTACCCTTGAGCTATTGAGTGAACTGCATGTCGTAGAGAAAATCAACTTTGGCGACGGCGTGGCGCGTTACGATCTGCGTACCGACACGAGCAAGCATCACCATCATCACCTGATCTGCGTGCAATGCGGAAGCATGGACGAGATTCGTGAGGATTGGCTGGGACCATTGGAAGAACGGCTGGACAAGGAATTCGACTTTGCGGTTCTGGATCACCGACTGGACTTTTATGGGATCTGTTACCGATGCAAGGATAAGGAAAACGGGGACAATCAATCCGGCAACGAACAGTAA
- a CDS encoding M20/M25/M40 family metallo-hydrolase: MVSQSRLIEEFMELVQIDSETKHERVIADVLTEKLIALGFTVVEDESAAKTGHGAGNLIATLAPNTEQPFPKIFFTTHMDTVTPGIGIQPVIDEQGWISSAGDTILGADDKAGVAALFEMVRVLREQNIPHGQIQLIITAGEESGLMGARAMDASLLDAEFGYALDSNGAVGTIAVAAPTQARVVMEIYGKSAHAGVNPEDGISAIQVAGKAISRMKLGRIDHETTANIGKFEGGGATNVVCDYARLEAEARSLVHEKVVAQLEAMKESLEQTCADFGAKAHFQSVIVYPGYKFTADDEVVALAQRASANLGLPNDIFHTGGGSDANIFNGMGVPTANLAVGYQDIHTTSERIHRDELINAARLVIEIVRETAKVKA, from the coding sequence GTGGTATCCCAAAGCAGATTGATTGAAGAATTTATGGAACTGGTACAGATTGATAGCGAAACGAAGCACGAGCGTGTGATCGCTGACGTGCTGACAGAGAAGCTGATCGCCCTTGGCTTTACTGTAGTGGAGGACGAATCGGCGGCAAAAACAGGGCATGGCGCAGGCAATCTGATTGCAACGCTGGCACCGAATACGGAGCAGCCTTTCCCAAAAATCTTCTTCACCACTCATATGGACACTGTAACACCGGGGATTGGGATTCAACCAGTTATCGACGAACAGGGCTGGATCAGCAGCGCAGGTGACACCATTCTCGGCGCAGATGACAAAGCCGGTGTAGCGGCACTGTTCGAGATGGTACGTGTATTACGCGAGCAAAATATCCCGCATGGTCAAATTCAGCTGATTATCACCGCAGGCGAAGAATCCGGTCTGATGGGTGCGCGTGCGATGGACGCATCGCTGCTGGATGCTGAATTTGGTTATGCACTCGATTCCAATGGCGCAGTAGGAACCATTGCTGTAGCCGCACCGACGCAAGCACGTGTTGTCATGGAAATCTACGGAAAATCTGCCCATGCAGGTGTGAATCCCGAAGATGGCATCAGTGCCATTCAAGTAGCAGGTAAAGCAATCTCGCGCATGAAGCTGGGACGCATCGACCACGAGACCACTGCGAATATCGGCAAATTCGAGGGCGGCGGCGCAACGAATGTCGTATGCGATTATGCTCGTCTAGAAGCTGAGGCGCGCAGTCTGGTGCACGAAAAGGTTGTTGCCCAACTGGAAGCGATGAAAGAGTCGCTGGAACAGACATGTGCCGATTTTGGTGCTAAAGCTCATTTCCAGAGCGTGATTGTCTACCCGGGCTACAAATTTACAGCCGATGACGAAGTGGTGGCACTTGCTCAGCGCGCGTCCGCCAATCTTGGTCTGCCGAATGATATTTTCCATACTGGCGGTGGTAGTGACGCTAATATTTTCAATGGCATGGGCGTACCAACCGCTAATCTGGCAGTAGGTTATCAAGATATTCACACGACAAGCGAGCGTATTCACCGCGATGAGCTGATTAATGCTGCACGTCTGGTAATTGAGATTGTACGCGAAACTGCGAAAGTGAAGGCATAA